In Mus pahari chromosome 20, PAHARI_EIJ_v1.1, whole genome shotgun sequence, the genomic stretch GTAGTGGGGGTTTCTTTCTTAGGAAGACTGGAAAGCACGAAACAACTGAGTTCTGCTGTAGTGTAGACCCTAGTGGTTCAATAAGAGCTTTTTATCCATGATTGGCAGCTGAACCCTAGGGACACTGAGCACTGGGAGGTCAGAGGTTGTGTTCCAGGAACTAACTAGGGACTTTCTCAAGCAACTTGAGCCCTAGAGATGCAGTCAGGTGTCTAAGGGCTGAACACTGAGATAAGCCAAATTTCCAGCTTTGGGATATTGTTTGTGCCAACAAGATTTGGCAATCTTTTTGgtttataatcagaaaaaaaaatacttatggaGACACCCTTCTATGCTTTTGAGGCGTCTAAGAGTGATACTGACATTACTCTAGACTGAGATTCTTGGTACTACAGTGAAGCTTGGAAATATTCTGGTGAGACTAGTTCCTCATCTGTATCCTGGATCTAAGATGCTGAGGAGTCCTATGGGTGTGTATAGCTGTATAAATACAAAATAGTTGATAATCTAGCAGGCAGCCCCACATGAACTTATGATGGATAGAAGCCTCCTGGCATCTCTCTTGACTTCTCCAGGTGATGGTGTGGATCCACGGTGGTGCACTCACTGTAGGCATGGCTTCCATGTATGATGGATCCGTGCTGGCAGCCACTGAGGATGTGGTGGTGGTCACTATCCAGTACCGCCTGGGTGTCCTGGGATTCTTCAGGTGAGTCAGGGGTAGGGTTGGGCAATGTGGAGGGATCAGAACCTAGACAGTCCTTTGATCCATGACCCTTCTACTTCTCAGCACTGGAGACCAGCATGCCAAAGGCAACTGGGGATACCTAGACCAAGTGGCTGCCCTTCGTTGggtccagcaaaacatcatccacTTTGGAGGCAACCCTGACCGTGTCACCATTTTTGGAGAGTCAGCAGGTGGCACAAGTGTGTCCTCACATGTTGTATCCCCCATGTCCCAGGGGCTCTTCCATGGTGCCATCATGGAGAGTGGAGTAGCTGTGCTCCCTGATCTTATCTCCAGCTCCTCTGAGGTGGTTCACAGAGTGAGTGTGCTCTACCCCTCCAACACTGACCTATTGTCTTAGTTCTCACTCTACTACGCTGGTACTGTGTTCAGCAGGGAAAATGAAAGCCATGGGAAATAACTTCAGTGCTTTCTTAAAGACTCAAGGTTTAGAACCCTCATCTCCACCCACATTATACAAGTGCTTTATACGAAGGgccttttggttggttggttggttggttggttggttggttggttggttggttggttagttggttggttggtttgatttggtttggttttgctgaaCCTTTATATAAAGTTCAGCAAAGCTGTACCTAGCAGCTCCCATCACTGACAAAAGCAAGTATGTATGTGTCCAGGAAATGGTAGGAGGCAAGAGAGCTTGATGTGCtggtgtgaggatctgagttcaattccccagaacATACATGTTGTTAATCCAGTTGTTCCTATGGAAAGAAGGGAGACAGGGACATGAAAATCTTCAGAAAGTTATAGACCAGCTAAACTGGAGTAGCCTGCAGCAAAACAAGAGACCATTTCTCAAATTAAGtggaagatgggagagagggctggggtGGGATTGGGGGGGGGTATCACTATCACAATTGAACAACAGGAGAGTGGGAATAATTTTGTACTTACTCCAGCCCACACACATTTAGTATAACATTTAGTGCCAATGGCACCATCTTGAGACTGGGAAAACTCCTCTGCCTGGAAAACAGCGTCATCCTGTTCTCGTTACAGATAGTGGCCAATCTATCTGGCTGCGCAGCTGTGAACTCAGAGACCCTGATGCACTGCCTAAGAGGCAAGAGTGAAGCGGAGATACTGGATATTAATAAGGTTGGCAGAATGGCATGGCTGGGAAGGTGGCAGATAGCAAGGTGTGCTATAGGTAGTCCTCATTACTATGAACAAATTGCCTAATCTCCACCATAGTATCACTTTAGTCCTGGGTGCAAAACCAATACCAACAGAAGCTAATCTAAATGTAAGGTCTCCTCGGGGGCAAGATGGGGCAGATGTGGTGGAGAATAGCTAATTATAAAGTAGAGATGGAGTGGAGGACATTCATTGGAAATCAGGAAACATATAATTAGCCTTCAGTTCTGACTTTGAATGTTCCTCAGGTCTTCAAGGTCATCCCTGGTGTGGTGGATGGAGAGTTCCTACCTAAGCATCCTCAGGAGCTGTTGGCCTCTGCTGATTTTCACCATGTCCCCAGCATCATTGGTATCAACAATGATGAGTATGGTTGGATTCTCCCTACGGTGAGGCTCATTTCTAATCTTCTGGGAGCCTAGGGACTCATATGGTATAAGTCGGGAATTTGGAGATTTATTGATCTGTATCCATGCTGTGCCACACTTAAAAACATTCTCTCTATACCAGACCATGGACTCAGCTCAGAAAATAGAGGAAATAACCAGAAAGACCCTGCCAGCTGTTCTAAAAAGCACAGCCCTAAAAATGGTGAGAATCATGGGGCACAGCCACAATTGTGAAGACCTCTATCAAATTTTCACAGAGAGAATTCCCAGaaattgattgtgtgtgtgcacactgtctAAAGTCACAGAGCTTTCTCCCTATACCAAATCTCTTTTGCATTTCTCCACCCTGAGGCTATTTCCTACCTATTCAAGTGCCTGTTTAATCTCATTCTGTCTCATCACAATGTGATAgatgctgcctcctgagtgtggtgaCCTGATGATGGAGGAGTACATGGGGGACACTGAGGACCCAGAGACCCTGCAAGCACAGTTTAGAGAGATGAAGGGGGACTTCATGTTCGTGGTCCCTGCACTCCAAGTAGCACATTTGCAACGTGAGTACATCTGTGACAAAGTTGAGGGAGGAAGAGCTGTGGGTCCCAGACAAGCCCTGTAATGTCAGTGTCAGATATTTGGTTTCAGATGACTGACAGTCTTTATCTGGTAAATCCTTATTCTGAGCGTAAGATGGTGACTTCTTATTTGAGTACTGGTGAAGAAATAGCTACGTGGTATCTGTGACTTGCTCCCCCAGGGAGGGCAGAGTCATTATTTAACAGTGGGCTTTCCTACAGCCAATGCTCCAGGATGGGGCTCCACACTCAACTGTTTTGATTCCAGGTAATTTGAGACTGAGGCATCTTGTCACCAAATGTGTGTCAAATCAGTTCTGGACAAAGTGCCACCATGTAGTTACATGTCCTCATCCCCAGGTTCCCATGCTCCTGTCTACTTCTATGAGTTCCAACATCGACCCAGCTTCTTCAAGGATGTCAAACCACCCTATGTGAAGGCTGACCATGGTGATGAAGTTTTCCTTGTCTTTGGCTACCAGTTTGGTAACATAAAACGTGAGTTTTCATGGAATTTCTTGAGCTGAATGGAGCCTATTATGGAAACCTGAAGAATAGCTAAGTTCTTAATCAAGGGAACCAAATCCTTGAAGAAAGACAGAATCCAGTGCGCACCACCTCACAGCTCAATGCCTACATTAGGCTGTAATCTTGCCTTTTCTGAGTCTACCTTGTGTTATTGGTAATAAGTAAATAATGATGCAGGAACTAACCTGGCTGAATTCACTAAGAGACTTAGATCCTGgattgtggggggaggggggaaaggaggggaaccAGACCAATAGTTTAGACCTGGGTGATCGCTAGCTGGCTTGGTGAGTGTGAAGCATGATGGGCAGCTGCACGAAGTGGCTGGGACATGGGTACCTATCCTTCTCTCTTCAGTTCCTTACACTGAGGAAGAGGAGCAACTAAGCAGAAAGATAATGAAGTACTGGGCCAACTTTGCGCGGCATGGGTGAGAGGTCTCCCTTCTCCCAACTTCTGCAAGGGTGGGTTGCGGCCCAGAACTCCCTTTGGGTGTGGTAAGCTCCTTAGCATGTACAGTCCTTTATTACATGAGCATCTTCCCCGCCCTAGAGCACACTTTGGCAAGCAGTTTACCACATAGTCAgctgccatgcacacacacacacacacacacacacacacacgcacagcacaCTTAGAcactttatatatgtgtgttactGGTCATCATGTGGTAACTTGGTGGGTGGGTCACAGTATTGTGGTAGTGTTCTTTAGCTTTTGCcttggaaaaggaggcagaaaacagACCATGCAGGACCTTGTCCCACATGGAGTAGAAGCTAGTGGGTCACACTTGTATCCCAATATCAGGATATATACCCAATCAGTCCCCTTAACCCTCTGCCCAAGTTTGTTCACTGCATTGAGACAAATCAGGATCAAGTGACCTTCACTTTCCCTGTTGGCTGGCATATCCACAGGAACCCCAACAGCGAGGGTCTACCCTACTGGCCTGTGATGGACCATGATGAGCAGTACCTGCAGCTGGACATCCAGCCTTCTGTGGGTCGAGCCCTGAAGGCAAGAAGGCTGCAGTTCTGGACCAAGACTCTGCCGGAGAAGAtccaggagctaaaggggtctcaGGAGAGGCACAAAGAGTTGTAGTACCCTATGTGAAGAAAGGCATGTGGGCTTCATGTCTGAGGTTTGGAAAGCTTTTTGATCCTACCATTCACATAGTCATTCCTCACACATACAGATATCCATTTTACCAACTTATATGAAAAACCCTCTACTTATCACTCCTTCACAAAATGCTGCCAATCTTTTGTTAGAGCCAC encodes the following:
- the LOC110337266 gene encoding pyrethroid hydrolase Ces2e; the encoded protein is MPLYKLPGWLNAVACGVLLLVLHVRGQDSASPIRNTHTGQVRGSLVHVKDIAVHTFLGIPFAKPPVGPLRFASPEAPEPWSGVRDGTSHPNMCLQNDNLMGSEDLKMMNLILPPISMSEDCLYLNIYAPTHAHEGSNLPVMVWIHGGALTVGMASMYDGSVLAATEDVVVVTIQYRLGVLGFFSTGDQHAKGNWGYLDQVAALRWVQQNIIHFGGNPDRVTIFGESAGGTSVSSHVVSPMSQGLFHGAIMESGVAVLPDLISSSSEVVHRIVANLSGCAAVNSETLMHCLRGKSEAEILDINKVFKVIPGVVDGEFLPKHPQELLASADFHHVPSIIGINNDEYGWILPTTMDSAQKIEEITRKTLPAVLKSTALKMMLPPECGDLMMEEYMGDTEDPETLQAQFREMKGDFMFVVPALQVAHLQRSHAPVYFYEFQHRPSFFKDVKPPYVKADHGDEVFLVFGYQFGNIKLPYTEEEEQLSRKIMKYWANFARHGNPNSEGLPYWPVMDHDEQYLQLDIQPSVGRALKARRLQFWTKTLPEKIQELKGSQERHKEL